The Lycium barbarum isolate Lr01 chromosome 12, ASM1917538v2, whole genome shotgun sequence genome includes a region encoding these proteins:
- the LOC132622971 gene encoding ribulose bisphosphate carboxylase small subunit, chloroplastic 3 — MASSVMSSAAVATGANAAQASMVAPFTGLKSASSFPVSRKQNLDITSIASNGGRVQCMQVWPPINMKKYETLSYLPDLSDEQLLKEIEYLLKNGWVPCLEFETEHGFVYRENNKSPGYYDGRYWTMWKLPMFGCTDATQVLAEVGEAKKAYPQAWIRIIGFDNVRQVQCISFIAYKPEGY, encoded by the exons ATGGCTTCCTCAGTGATGTCCTCAGCAGCTGTTGCCACCGGCGCCAATGCTGCTCAAGCCAGCATGGTTGCACCTTTCACTGGCCTCAAATCCGCCTCCTCTTTCCCTGTTTCAAGAAAGCAAAACCTTGACATTACCTCCATTGCTAGCAACGGTGGAAGAGTCCAATGCATGCAG GTGTGGCCGCCAATTAACATGAAAAAGTACGAGACTCTGTCATACCTTCCTGACTTGTCTGACGAGCAATTGCTCAAGGAGATTGAGTACCTTTTGAAAAATGGATGGGTTCCTTGCTTGGAATTTGAGACCGAG CACGGATTCGTGTACCGTGAGAACAACAAGTCACCAGGATACTACGATGGTAGATACTGGACCATGTGGAAGTTGCCCATGTTCGGGTGCACTGATGCTACCCAGGTCTTGGCTGAGGTCGGAGAGGCAAAGAAGGCTTACCCACAGGCCTGGATCCGTATCATCGGATTCGACAACGTTCGTCAAGTGCAATGTATCAGTTTCATCGCCTACAAGCCTGAAGGCTACTAA
- the LOC132624989 gene encoding putative Peroxidase 48 codes for MMSKNWAIISVSSFLVACIVMKMMVQAEIVPGSASQFRISLRYDYYDEKCENLESIVWKKMKSIVHLKHNAPAQLLRLMFHDCFIEGCDASVLLADSNQNGTVEREAIPNRTLKGFNFIDTIKDEIEEACPGVVSCSDILVLATRDGIVLAGGPYYPVLTGRRDSKESFFDKAMAEIPRPNGNISETLRLFSLRGFDERETVALLGGHNIGRIGCEFIRPRLSNFLGTGLPDPTIPTDFLEELKRKCPHDNNTINNMFLEHTARGLSESAMSYSQGLSVSAFSSIAASFDNHYYKTLMRGRGLLFADQQLMANEKTAAVVEDYSFDEGTIFRTEFAHAMAKMSNIGVLTGSKGEVRHSCSHLNSDQ; via the exons ATGATGAGCAAGAACTGGGCTATTATTTCGGTTTCTTCATTCTTGGTTGCTTGTATTGTGATGAAAATGATGGTGCAAGCAGAGATTGTTCCAGGAAGTGCTTCTCAATTTCGTATTTCTCTCAGATATGATTATTATGATGAGAAATGTGAGAATCTTGAGAGCATTGTGTGGAAAAAGATGAAGAGTATTGTCCACCTGAAACACAATGCCCCTGCGCAACTCTTACGCCTTATGTTCCATGACTGTTTCATTGAG GGTTGTGATGCATCTGTTCTGCTAGCTGACAGTAATCAGAATGGGACTGTTGAACGTGAGGCTATACCGAACAGGACGCTGAAAGGCTTCAATTTCATTGACACCATAAAGGATGAAATTGAGGAGGCATGCCCTGGGGTTGTCTCTTGTTCTGATATCCTTGTCCTTGCAACAAGAGATGGCATTGTTCTG GCTGGTGGACCATATTATCCTGTTCTTACGGGCAGAAGGGACAGTAAGGAGTCATTCTTTGATAAGGCCATGGCTGAAATTCCACGACCAAATGGGAATATCAGTGAAACTCTTAGGCTGTTTTCTCTCAGAGGATTTGATGAGAGAGAAACAGTGGCACTCCTTG GAGGACATAACATTGGGAGGATTGGTTGTGAATTCATTCGGCCAAGGCTCAGTAATTTCTTGGGGACAGGTTTACCTGATCCAACAATTCCTACTGACTTTCTTGAAGAGTTGAAGCGGAAGTGTCCACACGATAACAACACCATCAATAATATGTTCCTCGAACATACAGCTAGAGGTCTGAGTGAGTCTGCTATGTCATACTCCCAGGGACTGTCAGTGTCGGCATTTTCGTCAATTGCAGCTTCATTTGATAATCACTACTACAAGACTTTGATGAGAGGAAGAGGACTGCTGTTTGCTGATCAACAGTTGATGGCTAATGAAAAGACGGCTGCGGTGGTGGAGGATTATTCTTTTGACGAAGGGACTATATTTAGGACAGAGTTTGCTCATGCCATGGCTAAGATGTCAAATATTGGTGTTCTTACTGGATCCAAAGGAGAAGTTCGGCACAGTTGCTCCCATCTCAATTCTGATCAATGA
- the LOC132623372 gene encoding ribulose bisphosphate carboxylase small subunit, chloroplastic 3-like, with translation MASSVMSTAAVATGANAAQSSMVAPFTGLKSAASFPVSRKSNLDITSIASNGGRVQCMQVWPPINMKKYETLSYLPDLSDEQLLKEIEYLLKNGWVPCLEFETEHGFVYRENNRSPGYYDGRYWTMWKLPMFGCTDATQVLAEVGEAKKAYPQAWIRIIGFDNVRQVQCISFIAYKPEGY, from the exons ATGGCTTCCTCAGTTATGTCCACAGCAGCTGTCGCCACCGGCGCCAATGCTGCTCAATCCAGCATGGTTGCACCTTTCACTGGCCTCAAATCCGCCGCCTCTTTCCCTGTTTCAAGAAAGTCTAACCTTGACATCACCTCCATTGCTAGCAATGGTGGAAGAGTTCAATGCATGCAG GTGTGGCCACCAATTAACATGAAGAAGTATGAGACTTTGTCATACCTTCCTGACTTGTCTGACGAGCAATTGCTCAAGGAGATTGAGTACCTTTTGAAAAATGGATGGGTTCCTTGCTTGGAATTTGAGACCGAG CACGGATTCGTGTACCGTGAGAACAACAGGTCACCAGGATACTACGATGGTAGATACTGGACCATGTGGAAGTTGCCCATGTTCGGGTGCACTGATGCTACCCAGGTCTTGGCTGAGGTCGGAGAGGCAAAGAAGGCTTACCCACAGGCCTGGATCCGTATCATCGGATTCGACAACGTTCGTCAAGTGCAATGTATCAGTTTCATCGCCTACAAGCCTGAAGGCTACTAA